A part of Vicinamibacterales bacterium genomic DNA contains:
- the coaE gene encoding dephospho-CoA kinase (Dephospho-CoA kinase (CoaE) performs the final step in coenzyme A biosynthesis.) — MLRFALTGGIATGKSYVRERVAARGVPTVDADAVVHALLSADLDLIAEVAHRFGPRVLLQDGGVDRRALGAVVFHDASARRDLEAIVHPRVFDRIAGWMSSQARAGSRWVLADIPLLFETGRDQEFDRIIVVACAPEEQVRRIVRRDGLSESAARARLSAQWPIADKVLRANDVVDTGGTFEETDRQVDAVCREVDEVTRSIEPFSL; from the coding sequence ATGCTCAGGTTCGCGCTGACCGGTGGCATCGCCACCGGCAAGAGCTACGTCCGGGAGCGTGTCGCAGCCCGCGGGGTACCGACCGTGGACGCGGATGCAGTCGTCCACGCGCTCCTCTCCGCTGATTTGGATCTCATTGCCGAGGTCGCGCACCGATTCGGCCCACGGGTCTTGCTCCAGGACGGCGGGGTGGACCGCAGGGCCCTGGGCGCCGTGGTCTTCCATGACGCGTCCGCCCGCCGCGATCTCGAGGCGATCGTGCATCCCCGCGTCTTCGACCGAATTGCCGGGTGGATGTCGTCCCAGGCGCGGGCGGGCTCCCGCTGGGTTCTGGCCGACATCCCCCTGCTGTTCGAGACCGGGCGAGACCAAGAGTTCGACCGCATCATTGTCGTGGCCTGCGCCCCCGAGGAACAGGTGCGGCGCATCGTGCGGCGCGACGGGCTGAGCGAATCGGCCGCGCGAGCGCGGCTGAGCGCCCAGTGGCCGATCGCGGACAAGGTCCTCCGGGCGAATGACGTAGTGGACACTGGAGGCACGTTCGAAGAGACGGACCGACAGGTGGACGCCGTCTGCCGGGAGGTCGACGAAGTCACACGCAGCATCGAGCCTTTCAGCCTATAA
- a CDS encoding amino acid permease → MAGLFIKKDLAKLIADANDPLAGEAAHGAHAGGQLKRTLTAFNLTMLGIGAIIGAGIFSLTGTASANYAGPGIVYSFMIGGVLCALAGVCYAEMASMIPVAGSAYAYSYATMGEFIAWIIGWDLILEYAFGAVTVSASWSGYFLSLIHKTLGLPVSDTMMRFTKGPWEQVLLSDGVTRAFGLWNIPASFIGLLVAAILYRGMRESAFVNNLIVIVKVTIVLVFIGLGISLISPDNLFVNKAATGLFALVPAKEMITLNGNQVNAYGWGLNGVLTGAGVVFFAYIGFDAVSTTAQEAKNPKRDLPIGILGSLVICTILYILVAVTLTGVVNFKELGVPDPIAVGIDRIVALRGWSPVSQKVFTFFIKLGALSGLTSVILVMMMGQTRIFYAMSKDGLLPWFGAVHKEHGTPYIATTLTGLFVAFCGGVMPMSLVGELVSIGTLLAFVLVCVGVPLLRVASPEIERPFKVPGGSAGAWIVGITGAAACLYVMWGLPKDTWLRLILWLEIGLLIYGGFGWRRSRLANPQETPARARMHMPILVTAIVALIPTIIFAVRVFGKGQ, encoded by the coding sequence ATGGCAGGTTTGTTTATCAAGAAGGACCTGGCGAAGCTCATCGCCGACGCCAACGATCCGCTCGCCGGCGAAGCCGCTCACGGCGCACACGCGGGAGGGCAGCTCAAACGGACGCTGACGGCGTTCAACCTCACGATGCTGGGCATCGGCGCCATCATCGGCGCCGGCATCTTCTCTCTGACCGGAACCGCCTCGGCCAACTACGCCGGCCCGGGCATCGTGTACAGCTTCATGATCGGCGGCGTGCTCTGCGCGCTCGCGGGGGTCTGCTACGCCGAGATGGCGTCGATGATCCCGGTCGCCGGCTCCGCCTACGCCTACAGCTACGCCACGATGGGCGAGTTCATCGCCTGGATCATCGGCTGGGACCTGATCCTCGAATACGCGTTCGGTGCGGTGACGGTCAGCGCCTCGTGGTCCGGCTACTTCCTCAGCCTGATCCACAAGACGCTCGGCCTCCCCGTCTCGGACACGATGATGCGCTTCACGAAGGGGCCGTGGGAGCAGGTTCTGCTCAGCGACGGCGTCACCAGGGCGTTCGGGCTCTGGAACATCCCCGCGTCCTTCATCGGCTTGCTCGTCGCCGCGATCCTCTACCGGGGCATGCGTGAGAGTGCGTTCGTCAACAACCTGATCGTGATCGTCAAGGTCACGATCGTCCTCGTGTTCATCGGCCTGGGCATCAGCCTCATTTCCCCGGACAACCTGTTCGTGAACAAGGCCGCGACCGGTCTGTTCGCCCTCGTGCCCGCCAAGGAGATGATCACGCTGAACGGGAACCAGGTGAACGCGTATGGATGGGGCCTGAACGGGGTGCTCACCGGCGCCGGCGTGGTGTTCTTTGCCTACATAGGATTTGATGCGGTCTCAACCACCGCCCAGGAAGCCAAGAACCCGAAACGCGACTTGCCCATCGGGATTCTGGGTTCGCTCGTCATCTGTACCATTCTCTACATCCTGGTGGCCGTCACCCTCACCGGCGTCGTGAACTTCAAGGAACTGGGCGTGCCGGATCCGATCGCGGTGGGTATCGACCGGATCGTCGCCTTGCGCGGCTGGTCTCCGGTGTCCCAGAAGGTCTTCACCTTCTTCATCAAGCTGGGCGCGCTGTCCGGCCTCACCTCCGTCATCCTCGTCATGATGATGGGGCAGACGCGGATCTTCTACGCCATGAGCAAGGACGGGCTGCTGCCCTGGTTCGGCGCCGTCCACAAGGAGCACGGAACCCCGTATATTGCGACGACGCTGACGGGCCTTTTCGTGGCCTTCTGCGGCGGCGTGATGCCGATGAGCCTGGTGGGCGAGTTGGTGTCGATCGGGACCCTGCTGGCCTTCGTGCTGGTCTGCGTCGGCGTGCCGCTCTTGCGCGTCGCCAGCCCGGAGATCGAGCGGCCGTTCAAGGTTCCGGGCGGTTCGGCGGGCGCCTGGATCGTCGGCATCACTGGCGCTGCGGCGTGCCTCTACGTGATGTGGGGGCTGCCGAAGGATACCTGGTTGCGGCTCATCCTCTGGCTGGAGATTGGCCTGTTGATCTACGGCGGATTCGGCTGGCGCCGGAGCCGGCTGGCCAACCCCCAGGAGACGCCGGCCCGCGCGAGGATGCACATGCCGATCCTGGTGACGGCGATCGTCGCCTTGATCCCGACGATCATCTTCGCCGTCAGGGTCTTCGGCAAGGGGCAATAG
- a CDS encoding tetratricopeptide repeat protein, giving the protein MMADYAPLLAALIALLAGLTIGKAWERYKLHDGRWFDRRKARATPHYMLGLNFLVSNQADLAIEELTKAATVDGDALEIDMILGNLYREKGQVGRSIQVHQGLLQRPKLTRLEHAYSLLCLGLDFKRGGFVDRALEAFNEVLRLDPENEYALVNLQKLHEEQHQWQEAYEIRRRLTKVARRGDQARNNEILAFLENELGVEALKQSDEKVAVARFTAAIGLDPRTVPAYIHLGDVQFAQGHAAQAATTWERVVTVAPDRAHLVFERLENCYTKLGTPLRFPELCRRLIAANAQDWRARVAVARHLTARGKPAEALELLFEALAHNPHGLAIHEATWKTLQELTLDPALVDRYVELTGHSIFYLDPHVCIRCRYRSTELLWHCPHCHEWNTFLEERIAPAKDPEEAEE; this is encoded by the coding sequence ATGATGGCCGACTACGCGCCGCTGCTCGCCGCGCTAATCGCCCTGCTGGCCGGCCTCACCATCGGCAAGGCGTGGGAACGCTACAAGCTGCACGACGGCCGATGGTTCGATCGTCGGAAGGCCCGCGCCACGCCCCACTACATGCTCGGCCTGAATTTTCTCGTCTCCAACCAGGCGGATCTGGCGATCGAGGAGTTGACCAAGGCCGCGACGGTGGACGGCGATGCGCTCGAGATCGACATGATTCTCGGCAACCTCTACCGCGAGAAGGGGCAGGTCGGGCGGTCGATCCAGGTGCACCAGGGACTCCTCCAGCGACCGAAGCTGACGCGCCTCGAGCACGCGTATTCGCTGCTCTGTCTGGGCCTCGATTTCAAGCGCGGCGGGTTCGTGGACCGTGCGCTCGAAGCGTTCAACGAGGTGCTCCGCCTCGACCCCGAGAACGAGTACGCGCTGGTCAACCTGCAGAAGCTGCACGAGGAACAACACCAGTGGCAGGAGGCGTACGAGATCCGCCGGCGGCTGACGAAGGTGGCGCGACGCGGCGACCAGGCACGGAACAACGAGATCCTCGCGTTCCTCGAGAACGAACTGGGTGTCGAGGCGCTGAAGCAATCCGATGAGAAGGTTGCCGTCGCTCGATTCACGGCCGCGATCGGCCTCGACCCGCGCACGGTGCCGGCGTACATACACCTTGGGGATGTGCAGTTCGCCCAGGGCCACGCCGCCCAGGCCGCCACAACCTGGGAACGTGTCGTCACCGTCGCGCCCGACCGCGCCCACCTGGTCTTCGAACGCCTGGAGAACTGCTACACGAAGCTCGGCACACCGCTCCGATTCCCCGAGCTGTGCCGTCGCCTCATCGCGGCCAATGCCCAGGACTGGCGGGCGCGAGTGGCGGTCGCCCGGCACCTGACGGCCCGCGGCAAGCCGGCCGAGGCACTGGAACTGCTGTTCGAAGCGCTCGCACACAACCCGCACGGCCTCGCCATTCACGAAGCGACCTGGAAGACGTTGCAGGAACTCACCCTCGATCCGGCCCTCGTCGATCGCTACGTCGAGCTGACCGGCCACTCGATCTTCTACCTCGATCCCCACGTCTGCATACGGTGCCGCTACCGGAGCACCGAACTCCTCTGGCATTGCCCGCACTGTCACGAATGGAACACGTTCCTGGAGGAGAGGATCGCGCCGGCAAAGGACCCAGAGGAAGCCGAGGAGTAG
- a CDS encoding HAD hydrolase family protein gives MPCDQRTLAEKAARIRLVLFDVDGVLTDGRILIQSDGSESKQFSIRDGTAIVWAHRAGLATGLLSARQSAATTVRAAQLGIRIVRQDAGNKLDMYSELLEQEHLDDGQVAFMGDDLLDLPVLRRVGLSACPADAVDEVRSRVDWISGQRGGHGAARELVEILLRGQGRWDDLMRRYLPEDAQ, from the coding sequence ATGCCTTGCGATCAACGAACGCTGGCCGAGAAGGCCGCGCGCATTCGCCTGGTGCTCTTCGACGTGGACGGTGTTCTCACCGACGGCCGCATCCTGATCCAATCGGACGGCAGCGAGTCGAAGCAGTTCAGCATCCGGGACGGCACGGCTATCGTGTGGGCGCACCGGGCTGGCCTGGCCACAGGTCTTCTCTCCGCCAGGCAGTCGGCGGCGACCACCGTTCGTGCCGCGCAACTCGGCATTCGAATCGTCCGGCAGGACGCCGGCAACAAGCTGGACATGTACTCGGAGCTCCTCGAGCAGGAACACCTCGACGATGGGCAGGTCGCCTTCATGGGTGACGATCTGCTCGACTTGCCGGTTCTCCGCCGCGTCGGCCTCTCGGCCTGCCCGGCAGACGCCGTGGACGAGGTGCGGTCGCGCGTGGACTGGATCAGCGGCCAGCGCGGCGGCCATGGGGCCGCCCGCGAGCTGGTCGAAATCCTCCTGCGCGGCCAGGGGCGTTGGGACGACCTGATGCGGCGCTACCTTCCGGAGGACGCCCAATGA
- a CDS encoding KpsF/GutQ family sugar-phosphate isomerase, with translation MTTDPVTDIELARQVLRTEADAILALVDRLDHHFARAVQLLFDCRGRVIVTGMGKSGIIARKIGATLSSTGTPAFFLHPAEAIHGDLGALQADDVVVALSYSGETEEIVRLLEMIRRIGARLVAVTGDPTSTLGQIADVTLDCRVNEEACPLNLAPTASTTAALALGDALAMALLVRKGFRQEDFAGLHPGGKLGKRLMRLEQIMHAGADVPSVDLQTTMRDVIYEMSRKGLGMTCVVDAEGRLAGIITDGDLRRHMSGRQILDQVSGDVMTEHPVTVARTMLAVEALNLMEQRKITSVVVTAPDRRVEGVVHLHDLWRTEMF, from the coding sequence GTGACGACCGATCCCGTGACCGACATCGAACTGGCGCGGCAGGTGCTGCGGACCGAGGCGGACGCGATCCTCGCCCTCGTGGACCGGCTCGACCATCACTTCGCCCGGGCGGTCCAGCTGCTCTTCGACTGCCGGGGGCGCGTCATCGTGACCGGCATGGGCAAGTCGGGAATCATCGCGCGCAAGATTGGCGCGACGTTGTCGAGCACCGGCACCCCGGCGTTCTTCCTGCACCCGGCCGAAGCCATCCACGGCGACCTCGGCGCCCTCCAGGCGGACGACGTGGTGGTGGCGTTGTCCTACAGTGGCGAGACGGAGGAAATCGTCAGGCTGCTGGAGATGATTCGGCGGATCGGCGCCCGATTGGTGGCCGTCACCGGCGACCCGACATCGACACTCGGCCAGATTGCGGACGTCACCCTCGACTGCCGTGTCAATGAAGAAGCCTGTCCGCTGAATCTCGCGCCCACGGCCAGCACCACGGCGGCGCTCGCGCTCGGCGACGCCCTCGCGATGGCGCTCCTGGTGCGCAAGGGCTTCCGTCAGGAGGATTTCGCAGGCCTGCACCCGGGCGGCAAGCTCGGCAAGCGGCTGATGCGTCTCGAGCAGATCATGCACGCGGGAGCGGACGTGCCGAGCGTCGACCTGCAGACGACAATGCGCGACGTCATCTACGAGATGTCGCGCAAGGGCCTGGGCATGACGTGCGTGGTGGACGCCGAAGGACGCCTCGCCGGTATCATCACGGACGGCGACCTGCGGCGCCACATGAGCGGCCGGCAGATACTGGATCAGGTGTCCGGCGACGTGATGACCGAGCACCCGGTGACCGTCGCGCGGACGATGCTCGCGGTCGAGGCACTGAATTTGATGGAACAGCGCAAGATCACCTCCGTCGTCGTCACCGCGCCAGATCGTCGGGTGGAGGGTGTCGTCCATCTGCACGACCTGTGGCGGACCGAAATGTTCTGA
- the kdsA gene encoding 3-deoxy-8-phosphooctulonate synthase → MTKTVEIGRVCAGGGRPIVLVAGPCVIESEGHARELAFSLREIASRRQVPFIFKASYDKANRTSIASFRGPGLHDGLRILGRIKADVGVPILTDIHEPSHAAPAAEVADVLQIPAFLCRQTDLLVAAANTGRVVNIKKGQFLAPRDMRHAIAKVTDSGNTRVLLTERGTAFGYNNLVVDMRAFPMLRDLGYPVIFDITHSLQLPGGGDGVTAGLAEYIEPLGSAGVAAGVDGVFLEVHDDPSKARSDAQNALRLDLLDRLLDRLTRIDAIVKHA, encoded by the coding sequence GTGACGAAGACTGTTGAGATTGGACGCGTGTGCGCGGGCGGCGGAAGGCCGATCGTGCTCGTCGCCGGCCCTTGCGTGATCGAGAGCGAAGGACACGCGCGGGAGTTGGCGTTCTCCCTGCGCGAGATCGCGTCGCGGCGCCAGGTGCCCTTCATCTTCAAAGCCTCGTACGACAAGGCCAATCGCACGTCGATCGCGTCGTTTCGTGGTCCCGGACTCCATGACGGCCTGCGCATCCTCGGCCGAATCAAGGCGGACGTCGGCGTCCCAATCCTGACCGACATCCACGAGCCCTCGCACGCCGCTCCGGCGGCCGAAGTGGCGGACGTGCTGCAGATACCGGCGTTCCTGTGCCGCCAGACCGATTTGCTCGTGGCCGCGGCGAACACGGGCCGAGTTGTGAACATCAAGAAGGGTCAGTTCCTGGCGCCCCGCGACATGCGCCACGCCATCGCGAAAGTGACCGACTCGGGCAACACGCGGGTACTGCTGACCGAGCGGGGCACGGCGTTTGGCTACAACAACCTCGTGGTGGACATGCGCGCGTTTCCGATGCTGAGGGACCTCGGCTACCCGGTGATCTTCGACATCACCCACAGCCTCCAGCTCCCCGGCGGCGGCGACGGGGTGACAGCGGGGCTCGCTGAGTACATCGAGCCGCTCGGCTCGGCCGGTGTCGCAGCGGGCGTGGACGGCGTCTTCCTCGAGGTACACGACGACCCGTCGAAGGCGCGAAGCGACGCGCAGAACGCGCTGCGCCTGGACCTGCTCGACCGACTGCTCGATCGGCTGACCCGCATCGACGCCATCGTCAAGCACGCGTGA
- a CDS encoding EamA family transporter, protein MEVVISRRFRILLAFALVYVFWGSTYLGIRVAVERVPPILLAGVRFAISGSVMLAFCAMTGRQVRVSAERFWRLSFIGVLLLGISNAILAWSELYVPTGLAALIVAIVPIWFLVVERFILPTGGRIPRSAFGGIFLGALGMVVLVWPKLVATHSLGGLELFACVGLLGSSFCWAFGSVLSRRWKLPVDPLVASGWQMLAAGVVDTVTGLALGQHHRALWNATSLGAVLYLVVFGSWVGYSAYIWLLRHVPTTQVATYAYVNPIIAVFLGWLVLGEPVDRFLVLGAAIIVPAVALVTRAEHPSEDAPLTEQG, encoded by the coding sequence TTGGAGGTCGTCATCAGCCGTCGATTCCGGATTCTCCTCGCGTTCGCCCTGGTCTACGTCTTCTGGGGATCGACGTACCTCGGAATCCGCGTGGCGGTCGAACGGGTTCCCCCGATCCTGCTGGCGGGTGTCCGCTTCGCCATCTCCGGCAGTGTGATGCTGGCGTTCTGTGCGATGACGGGCCGTCAGGTTCGCGTGAGCGCCGAGCGATTCTGGCGGCTGTCGTTCATCGGCGTGCTCCTGCTCGGCATCTCGAATGCGATCCTCGCCTGGTCCGAGTTGTACGTCCCCACGGGTCTCGCCGCCCTGATCGTCGCCATCGTTCCCATCTGGTTCCTCGTCGTCGAGCGATTCATCCTGCCGACCGGTGGAAGGATCCCACGGAGCGCCTTCGGAGGCATCTTCCTCGGTGCGCTCGGCATGGTCGTGCTCGTCTGGCCGAAGCTCGTCGCCACGCACTCGCTGGGAGGGCTCGAGTTGTTCGCGTGCGTCGGCCTCCTCGGCTCGTCGTTCTGCTGGGCGTTCGGGTCGGTGCTGTCGCGGCGGTGGAAGCTGCCGGTCGACCCCCTCGTGGCGAGCGGCTGGCAAATGCTGGCGGCCGGTGTGGTGGACACCGTCACCGGTCTCGCTCTCGGGCAGCACCACCGCGCCCTCTGGAACGCCACCAGCTTGGGAGCGGTCCTGTACCTGGTGGTCTTCGGATCGTGGGTCGGCTACTCGGCGTACATCTGGCTGCTGCGCCACGTGCCCACGACACAGGTCGCGACCTATGCCTACGTGAACCCGATCATCGCGGTGTTCCTCGGCTGGCTCGTGCTCGGCGAGCCCGTCGACCGATTCCTCGTCCTCGGCGCGGCCATCATCGTCCCCGCCGTTGCGCTGGTCACGCGTGCGGAACACCCCTCTGAGGACGCCCCCCTGACCGAGCAGGGATGA
- a CDS encoding CTP synthase — translation MHNTDGRPVKFIFVTGGVVSSLGKGLAAASIGALLEGHGYRVTLQKFDPYINVDPGTMSPYQHGEVYVTDDGTETDLDLGHYERFTRTVTTRAHNWTTGKIYLSVIQKERRGDYLGRTVQVIPHITNEIKECLRAAAKDVDFVLVEIGGTVGDIESQPFLEAIRQFRQDIGRENSLYVHLTLVPFIGTAGELKTKPTQHSVRDLRSIGIQPDILLCRTDRILPQDIKRKIALFCDVSEEAVIAARDVASIYEVPLSLAAEGVDTIILKYLHLPQTERHVEQWQQLVDRIRHPADEITIHVVGKYVEYEDSYKSLNEAMTHGGFPHGLKVSFRWVEAEALEGDDGGHLLDSADGILVPGGFGNRGTRGMMRAAEVGRTRRIPFFGICYGFQWAMVEYARAVCGLSEADSTECNEDAPHKVIFKLRDLLGVDELGGTMRLGQYACELAPGSLVREIYGCPVISERHRHRYEFNPAYEPIVTAHGLRISGKSPDGKFVEIAELPGHPWFVAVQFHPEFKSKPLLPHPLFASFVEASYRHKVARLAQRTEAETTA, via the coding sequence ATGCACAACACGGACGGCCGACCAGTCAAATTCATCTTCGTCACGGGCGGCGTGGTGTCGTCGCTCGGTAAAGGCCTTGCGGCCGCATCGATCGGCGCTCTCCTGGAGGGCCACGGCTATCGGGTCACGCTCCAAAAATTCGATCCGTACATCAACGTGGACCCGGGAACGATGAGCCCGTACCAGCACGGCGAGGTCTACGTCACAGACGATGGGACCGAGACGGACCTCGATCTCGGCCACTACGAACGGTTCACGCGCACCGTCACCACGCGGGCGCACAACTGGACGACCGGCAAGATCTACCTGTCCGTCATTCAGAAGGAGCGGCGCGGCGACTACCTCGGCCGAACCGTCCAGGTCATCCCGCACATCACCAACGAGATCAAGGAGTGTCTGAGGGCCGCGGCCAAGGACGTGGACTTCGTTCTGGTCGAGATCGGCGGCACCGTCGGCGACATCGAGAGCCAGCCGTTCCTCGAGGCGATCCGCCAGTTTCGCCAGGACATCGGCCGCGAGAACTCGCTCTACGTGCACCTGACGCTCGTCCCGTTCATCGGCACGGCCGGCGAACTCAAGACCAAGCCGACGCAGCACAGCGTCCGCGATCTCCGTTCCATCGGCATCCAGCCTGACATCCTGCTCTGCCGGACCGACCGCATCCTGCCGCAGGACATCAAGCGGAAGATCGCGCTCTTCTGCGACGTCAGCGAGGAAGCGGTTATCGCGGCGCGCGACGTCGCGTCGATCTACGAGGTGCCGCTGTCGCTCGCGGCCGAGGGCGTGGACACGATCATCCTGAAGTACCTGCACCTGCCGCAGACCGAGCGTCACGTCGAGCAGTGGCAGCAGCTCGTCGATCGCATCCGCCATCCTGCCGACGAGATCACGATTCACGTCGTCGGCAAGTACGTCGAGTACGAGGACTCGTACAAGAGCCTCAATGAGGCCATGACGCATGGCGGGTTCCCGCACGGGCTGAAGGTGAGCTTCCGCTGGGTCGAGGCAGAGGCGCTCGAAGGGGACGACGGCGGCCACCTGCTGGACAGCGCGGACGGGATTCTGGTGCCCGGCGGCTTCGGCAACCGCGGGACGCGCGGCATGATGCGCGCCGCCGAAGTGGGCCGCACTCGTCGCATCCCGTTCTTCGGCATCTGCTATGGATTCCAGTGGGCCATGGTCGAATACGCCCGCGCGGTCTGCGGCCTGAGCGAGGCCGACTCGACCGAGTGCAACGAGGACGCGCCCCACAAGGTGATCTTCAAGCTGCGAGACCTGCTCGGCGTCGATGAGTTGGGCGGCACGATGCGCCTCGGTCAGTACGCCTGCGAACTCGCTCCCGGATCCCTCGTGCGCGAGATCTACGGCTGTCCGGTCATCTCTGAACGACATCGCCATCGGTACGAGTTCAATCCCGCCTACGAACCAATCGTCACCGCGCACGGCCTGCGCATTTCGGGCAAGTCGCCCGACGGCAAGTTCGTGGAAATCGCGGAGCTCCCTGGTCACCCGTGGTTCGTTGCGGTGCAGTTCCACCCGGAGTTCAAGTCGAAGCCGTTGCTCCCGCACCCCCTGTTCGCCAGCTTCGTCGAGGCGAGCTACCGACACAAGGTGGCGCGACTCGCGCAACGGACCGAAGCGGAAACGACGGCATAG
- the kdsB gene encoding 3-deoxy-manno-octulosonate cytidylyltransferase — MHPERDHGHNRLLAAARHVAIIPARYHSSRLPGKPLADICGRPMIEHVYRRAASARVIDAVIVATDDERVRDVVEAFGGIAWMTRADHSSGSDRLAEVVTSLSCELVVNVQGDEPLLAPEMIDEVMAPLVADPTIPMGTLCRRIDRPDDLADPNVVKVVTNGQGFALYFSRAPIPFVRDTPGGTEIGTGPRFKHIGLYVYRRDFLLTFAGLPRTPLERAESLEQLRALEHGFRIRVAETMHDSVGVDTPADLDRVRRLVAADAHH, encoded by the coding sequence GTGCACCCCGAACGGGACCACGGGCACAACCGTTTGCTCGCTGCCGCCCGACACGTCGCCATCATCCCCGCGCGATATCACTCCTCGCGTCTCCCGGGCAAGCCTCTCGCCGATATCTGTGGCCGCCCGATGATCGAGCACGTGTACCGGCGCGCGGCATCCGCTCGAGTCATCGACGCGGTCATCGTTGCCACCGACGACGAGCGTGTCCGCGACGTGGTCGAGGCGTTCGGGGGGATCGCGTGGATGACGCGCGCGGATCATAGCAGTGGCAGCGACCGGCTCGCCGAGGTGGTCACGTCTCTCTCATGTGAACTCGTCGTCAACGTGCAGGGGGACGAGCCGCTGCTGGCCCCCGAGATGATCGATGAGGTGATGGCCCCTCTCGTCGCGGACCCGACGATTCCCATGGGTACGCTCTGCCGGCGGATCGATCGTCCGGACGACCTCGCCGACCCGAACGTGGTGAAGGTCGTCACCAACGGGCAGGGCTTTGCGTTGTACTTCTCACGTGCACCAATCCCGTTCGTCCGCGACACCCCAGGCGGAACCGAAATCGGGACCGGCCCGCGTTTCAAGCACATCGGGCTGTACGTCTACCGTCGCGACTTCCTTCTGACGTTTGCGGGCCTGCCGCGGACGCCGCTCGAACGGGCGGAATCTCTCGAACAGCTTCGCGCACTCGAGCACGGATTCCGGATTCGCGTCGCGGAAACGATGCACGATTCGGTCGGCGTGGACACGCCGGCAGATCTCGACCGGGTGCGTCGCCTCGTCGCGGCTGACGCCCATCACTGA
- a CDS encoding succinate dehydrogenase iron-sulfur subunit, whose amino-acid sequence MADTFAPTDVVFRIRRFDPVTDAEPHWDDYTLPYVAGMTVLEGLKLIKEKLSPTLAWRASCRMGVCGSCGMFINGRPRLACNTQVSELGTALVTLAALPNFNTIRDLVPDLVPMINAHVAAQPHIIRDDEHEQQQPTGEYWQSPHQLEAYLQFSYCIKCGCCMAACPTYATDPLYAGPMPLAQAHRYNADSRDGGFSERKKALSGESGPWRCHFAGECSRVCPKGVDPARAIQLMKRQLVFDYLHLWKQPCPAKIAKPLAGLKRRDGIPDAPPRTIG is encoded by the coding sequence ATGGCTGACACGTTTGCCCCGACCGATGTCGTCTTTCGCATCCGCCGGTTCGATCCGGTGACGGACGCCGAGCCCCACTGGGACGACTACACGCTGCCGTACGTCGCCGGCATGACGGTGCTCGAAGGACTGAAGCTGATCAAGGAGAAGCTGTCGCCGACGCTCGCCTGGCGCGCCTCGTGTCGCATGGGCGTCTGCGGATCGTGCGGCATGTTCATCAACGGGCGGCCCCGGCTCGCGTGCAACACGCAGGTCTCGGAGCTCGGCACCGCGCTCGTCACGCTCGCTGCCCTCCCCAACTTCAATACGATCCGCGATCTCGTGCCCGACCTCGTGCCGATGATCAACGCACACGTCGCTGCGCAGCCCCACATCATCCGCGACGACGAGCACGAGCAACAGCAGCCGACCGGCGAGTACTGGCAGTCACCGCACCAACTCGAGGCATACCTGCAGTTCTCCTACTGCATCAAGTGCGGGTGCTGCATGGCGGCCTGCCCCACCTACGCCACCGACCCGCTGTACGCCGGACCGATGCCGCTCGCGCAGGCCCATCGCTACAACGCCGACAGCCGAGACGGAGGCTTCTCCGAACGGAAGAAGGCCCTGTCAGGCGAGAGCGGGCCGTGGCGCTGCCACTTCGCCGGCGAGTGCTCGCGGGTGTGCCCGAAAGGCGTGGATCCCGCGCGCGCGATCCAGCTCATGAAGCGGCAGCTGGTATTCGACTACCTGCACCTCTGGAAACAGCCGTGCCCGGCGAAGATCGCCAAGCCGCTGGCCGGCCTGAAGCGACGCGACGGCATTCCAGACGCACCACCCCGGACTATTGGATAG